One Chiloscyllium plagiosum isolate BGI_BamShark_2017 unplaced genomic scaffold, ASM401019v2 scaf_12002, whole genome shotgun sequence genomic window, CCCCTTGTCAGAGCATTCGAGTGAATCTCTCAGGCGTACTTTCCCCCTTGCAGCCACTGGGGCTGACCACAGCCTGAGATCCCAGGCCGAGTTTTCACATCCTGGTGTTCAGAGTTgacatgtttctctctctctctctctgtctctctctctctctctctctctgcccctggTTTATCAGGGGAGGTCCGCATGCCGTCCAAGTTAACGGCGAAACCCGACATTGTGGACAATAAGGATGGCACCGTGACCGTCAAGTTTGCCCCGACCGAGAAAGGTCTGCACGAGATGGACATCAAATGTGATGGGAACCATATCCCAggtaagggagtgctgcactgtcggagggtcagtgctgagggagtgggcactgtcggagagtcagtgctgagggagtgggcactgtcagagggtcagggctgagggagtgagcactgtcggagggtcagtgctgagggagtgggcactgtcggagagtcagtgctgagggagtgggcactgtcagagggtcagNNNNNNNNNNNNNNNNNNNNNNNNNNNNNNNNNNNNNNNNNNNNNNNNNNNNctgagggagtgggcactgtcggagggtcagtgctgagggagagcggcactgtcagagggtcagtgctgagggagcgggcactgttggagggtcagtgctgagggagcactgctctgtcggagggtcagtgctgagggagcaggcactgtcggagggtcagtgctgagggagtgccgcactgtcagagggtcagtgctgagggagtgctgcactgttggagggtcagtgctgagggagcatcgcgctttgggagggtcagtgctgagtgtgtgggcactgtcagagggtcagtgctgagggagtgggcactgtcagagggtcagtgctgagggagtggtcactgtcggagggtcagtgctgagggagtgggcactgtcggagggtcagtgctgagggagtgggcaccgtcagagggtcagtgctgagggagtgctgcactgttggagggtcagggctgagggagcaggcactgtcggaggatcaggtctgagggagtgggcactgtcagagggtcagcgctgagggagtgggcactgtcggagggtcagttctgagggagttccgcattgtcggaaggtcagcgctgagggagtgctgcactgttggagggtcagggctgagggagcacgcactgtcggagggtcagtgctgagggagtgcgcattgtcagagggtcagtgctgagggagttcgcATTGGCggaaggtcagcgctgagggagtgctgcactgttggagggtcagggctgagggagcaggcactgtcggagggtcagtgctgagggagtgcgcattgtcagagggtcagtgctgagggagtgggcactgtcagagggtcagtgctgagggagcgggcactgttggagggtcagtgctgagggagtgccgcattgtcagagggtcagtgctgagggagtgggcactgttggagggtcagttctgagggagtgccgcactgtcgtagggtcagtgctgagggagtgggcactgtcgtagggtcagtgctgagggagcgccgctttagtttctgtttcttttcccttgTTGTCAGGGTGTCCTCTGCAGTTTTACGTGGATGTTGTGAACAGCGGACATGTCAATGCCTATGGTCCAGGCCTTATTCACGGAGTGGTCAATAAGCCGGCCATTTTCACTGTTGACACCAAAGATGCTGGGGAGGGTGAGTCTCTCACAATAGTCTCCGGAGCCAAACGCCaacccacactctctctgtgtgtctctgtctctctctgtctctatctctctctctctctctctctctctgtccatctctatctatctataacggtctctctatctatctccctctctctatctccctctctctatctctctctctatctctctctcccccacccacccctccttctctgtctctccctctgttttttggagtgtgtagtggacagcgaagggggttccctcagatcacaacaggatctggacctgaTGGGCCNNNNNNNNNNNNNNNNNNNNNNNNNNNNNNNNNNNNNNNNNNNNNNNNNNNNNNNNNNNNNNNNNNNNNNNNNNNNNNNNNNNNNNNNNNNNNNNNNNNNNNNNNNNNNNNNNNNNNNNNNNNNNNNNNNNNNNNNNNNNNNNNNNNNNNNNNNNNNNNNNNNNNNNNNNNNNNNNNNNNNNNNNNNNNNNNNNNNNNNNNNNNNNNNNNNNNNNNNNNNNNNNNNNNNNNNNNNNNNNNNNNNNNNNNNNNNNNNNNNNNNNNNNNNNNNNNNNNNNNNNNNNNNNNNNNNNNNNNNNNNNNNNNNNNNNNNNNNNNNNNNNNNNNNctatctctctctccccccaccccccccatgtTTGCCATGTTCCTCTTTACCCTCCTCCTGCCTCTTCCTTGTGTCCCTGCTGATATTCTGGTTCCTGCAGGTGGCCTGGCCCTGGCGATCGAAGGGCCCTCCAAGGCCGATATCAGCTGTACAGACAATAAGGATGGGACTTGCACCGTCTCCTACCTGCCCGTTCTTCCTGGAGACTACAACATCCTGGTCAAGTACAACGACGAGCACATTCCCGGGAGTCCCTTTGTCTCCAAGATCACCGGTAGGGAGGCTCTTTCGTGCTGCTCGAGGCCTCGGGTCTCTCACCTTGCTGTGGCCCTCTGGCCTGTTGTAATTCACCCCTCCCCCCCTTCAAAAGGGGAGACGAGGACCGAACGTTAAAGAAGCCTCTGAACCATATGTcagagggagaggccattctgTCCACCTGCACCAAGGCTGGCCCACACAAGCCTCCTCTGGTTATGTTTTGCATCCTGGTAATTTTTCCCAGGAACTGGGCATTAGCAGAGATTGTTGTCTACTCAGTTGTTACCAGATGATCCTGGCCTGCTTTTTCAGGTTGTTGACGCTGACCACCTACGTTTGTGTTGGAGAAATGAATTATTTCCGTGTTGTCCCGGACGGTTGAGCAGAAATTTGAGCTACTCTCCTCCTTTTTATGTTGATTTTCTTCTGAAGTCCTGTTTGTGTGACCGTTTCCCAGGAGACGACTCCATGAGGATGTCCCAGCTGAAGGTGGGCTCCTCAACGGACATCCCCCTGGACATCAGTGAGAAGGACCTCAGCCAGCTGGTCGCTACGGTGATCGCTCCCTCTGGCCGCGAGGAGTCCTGCCTGCTGAAGAGGCTGCGTGGTGGGAATATTGGTAGGTGCTGCTCCCTCCGCTGCTCCTTGCCCCCCTCCGGCGAGGgctcccacccccaacctcccacccccacctccatccccacccccaacccccacctccatcccaNNNNNNNNNNNNNNNNNNNNNNNNNNNNNNNNNNNNNNNNNNNNNNNNNNNNNNNNNNNNNNNNNNNNNNNNNNNNNNNNNNNNNNNNNNNNNNNNNNNNNNNNNNNNNNNNNNNNNNNNNNNNNNNNNNNNNNNNNNNNNNNNNNNNNNNNNNNNNNNNNNNNNNNNNNNNNNNNNNNNNNNNNNNNNNNNNNNNNNNNNNNNNNNNNNNNNNNNNNNNNNNNNNNNNNNNNNNNNNNNNNNNNNNNNNNNNNNNNNNNNNNNNNNNNNNNNNNNNNNNNNNNNNNNNNNNNNNNNNNNNNNNNNNNNNNNNNNNNNNNNNNNNNNNNNNNNNNNNNNNNNNNNNNNNNNNNNNNNNNNNNNNNNNNNNNNNNNNNNNNNNNNNNNNNNNNNNNNNNNNNNNNNNNNNNNNNNNNNNNNNNNNNNNNNNNNNNNNNNNNNNNNNNNNNNNNNNNNNNNNNNNNNNNNNNNNNNNNNNNNNNNNNNNNNNNNNNNNNNNNNNNNNNNNNNNNNNNNNNNNNNNNNNNNNNNNNNNNNNNNNNNNNNNNNNNNNNNNNNNNNNNNNNNNNNNNNNNNNNNNNNNNNNNNNNNNNNNNNNNNNNNNNNNNNNNNNNNNNNNNNNNNNNNNNNNNNNNNNNNNNNNNNNNNNNNNNNNNNNNNNNNNNNNNNNNNNNNNNNNNNNNNNNNNNNNNNNNNNNNNNNNNNNNNNNNNNNNNNNNNNNNNNNNNNNNNNNNNNNNNNNNNNNNNNNNNNNNNNNNNNNNNNNNNNNNNNNNNNNNNNNNNNNNNNNNNNNNNNNNNNNNNNNNNNNNNNNNNNNNNNNNNNNNNNNNNNNNNNNNNNNNNNNNNNNNNNNNNNNNNNNNNNNNNNNNNNNNNNNNNNNNNNNNNNNNNNNNNNNNNNNNNNNNNNNNNNNNNNNNNNNNNNNNNNNNNNNNNNNNNNNNNNNNNNNNNNNNNNNNNNNNNNNNNNNNNNNNNNNNNNNNNNNNNNNNNNNNNNNNNNNNNNNNNNNNNNNNNNNNNNNNNNNNNNNNNNNNNNNNNNNNNNNNNNNNNNNNNNNNNNNNNNNNNNNNNNNNNNNNNNNNNNNNNNNNNNNNNNNNNNNNNNNNNNNNNNNNNNNNNNNNNNNNNNNNNNNNNNNNNNNNNNNNNNNNNNNNNNNNNNNNNNNNNNNNNNNNNNNNNNNNNNNNNNNNNNNNNNNNNNNNNNNNNNNNNNNNNNNNNNNNNNNNNNNNNNNNNNNNNNNNNNNNNNNNNNNNNNNNNNNNNNNNNNNNNNNNNNNNNNNNNNNNNNNNNNNNNNNNNNNNNNNNNNNNNNNNNNNNNNNNNNNNNNNNNNNNNNNNNNNNNNNNNNNNNNNNNNNNNNNNNNNNNNNNNNNNNNNNNNNNNNNNNNNNNNNNNNNNNNNNNNNNNNNNNNNNNNNNNNNNNNNNNNNNNNNNNNNNNNNNNNNNNNNNNNNNNNNNNNNNNNNNNNNNNNNNNNNNNNNNNNNNNNNNNNNNNNNNNNNNNNNNNNNNNNNNNNNNNNNNNNNNNNNNNNNNNNNNNNNNNNNNNNNNNNNNNNNNNNNNNNNNNNNNNNNNNNNNNNNNNNNNNNNNNNNNNNNNNNNNNNNNNNNNNNNNNNNNNNNNNNNNNNNNNNNNNNNNNNNNNNNNNNNNNNNNNNNNNNNNNNNNNNNNNNNNNNNNNNNNNNNNNNNNNNNNNNNNNNNNNNNNNNNNNNNNNNNNNNNNNNNNNNNNNNNNNNNNNNNNNNNNNNNNNNNNNNNNNNNNNNNNNNNNNNNNNNNNNNNNNNNNNNNNNNNNNNNNNNNNNNNNNNNNNNNNNNNNNNNNNNNNNNNNNNNNNNNNNNNNNNNNNNNNNNNNNNNNNNNNNNNNNNNNNNNNNNNNNNNNNNNNNNNNNNNNNNNNNNNNNNNNNNNNNNNNNNNNNNNNNNNNNNNNNNNNNNNNNNNNNNNNNNNNNNNNNNNNNNNNNNNNNNNNNNNNNNNNNNNNNNNNNNNNNNNNNNNNNNNNNNNNNNNNNNNNNNNNNNNNNNNNNNNNNNNNNNNNNNNNNNNNNNNNNNNNNNNNNNNNNNNNNNNNNNNNNNNNNNNNNNNNNNNNNNNNNNNNNNNNNNNNNNNNNNNNNNNNNNNNNNNNNNNNNNNNNNNNNNNNNNNNNNNNNNNNNNNNNNNNNNNNNNNNNNNNNNNNNNNNNNNNNNNNNNNNNNNNNNNNNNNNNNNNNNNNNNNNNNNNNNNNNNNNNNNNNNNNNNNNNNNNNNNNNNNNNNNNNNNNNNNNNNNNNNNNNNNNNNNNNNNNNNNNNNNNNNNNNNNNNNNNNNNNNNNNNNNNNNNNNNNNNNNNNNNNNNNNNNNNNNNNNNNNNNNNNNNNNNNNNNNNNNNNNNNNNNNNNNNNNNNNNNNNNNNNNNNNNNNNNNNNNNNNNNNNNNNNNNNNNNNNNNNNNNNNNNNNNNNNNNNNNNNNNNNNNNNNNNNNNNNNNNNNNNNNNNNNNNNNNNNNNNNNNNNNNNNNNNNNNNNNNNNNNNNNNNNNNNNNNNNNNNNNNNNNNNNNNNNNNNNNNNNNNNNNNNNNNNNNNNNNNNNNNNNNNNNNNNNNNNNNNNNNNNNNNNNNNNNNNNNNNNNNNNNNNNNNNNNNNNNNNNNNNNNNNNNNNNNNNNNNNNNNNNNNNNN contains:
- the LOC122546814 gene encoding filamin-A-like, translating into MDTADLRPFDLVIPFTIRKGEITGEVRMPSKLTAKPDIVDNKDGTVTVKFAPTEKGLHEMDIKCDGNHIPGCPLQFYVDVVNSGHVNAYGPGLIHGVVNKPAIFTVDTKDAGEGGLALAIEGPSKADISCTDNKDGTCTVSYLPVLPGDYNILVKYNDEHIPGSPFVSKITGDDSMRMSQLKVGSSTDIPLDISEKDLSQLVATVIAPSGREESCLLKRLRGGNIG